From Panthera uncia isolate 11264 chromosome E1, Puncia_PCG_1.0, whole genome shotgun sequence, one genomic window encodes:
- the LOC125926784 gene encoding C-C motif chemokine 4 has protein sequence MKLCVTVLSLLVLVAAFCSPTLSAPMGSDPPTACCFSYVLRKLPRNFVVDYFETSSLCSQPAVVFQTKRGRQVCANPSDSWVQEYMDDLELN, from the exons ATGAAACTCTGTGTGACTGTCCTTTCTCTCCTTGTGCTAGTGGCTGCCTTCTGCTCCCCGACGCTCTCAGCACCAA TGGGCTCAGACCCTCCCACCGCCTGCTGCTTCTCTTACGTCCTGCGGAAGCTCCCTCGAAACTTTGTAGTGGATTACTTTGAGACCAGCAGCCTCTGCTCCCAGCCAGCTGTGGT ATTCCAAACCAAAAGGGGCAGACAAGTCTGTGCTAACCCCAGTGACTCCTGGGTCCAGGAATACATGGATGACCTGGAACTGAATTGA